In a single window of the Euwallacea fornicatus isolate EFF26 chromosome 5, ASM4011564v1, whole genome shotgun sequence genome:
- the LOC136339114 gene encoding uncharacterized protein encodes MPRAFLMSHRRYKTQEDPEGAYEDGFSPEHSVSTAEDTQMSDSSNDLPDELYNLTKLAEVAVATGQILKGRNSLHFESNHELDTQNKDERDREREKHFVTYTHKLFDKSSRTPRPHLLKTEQLNQTLFNLSKAQPVILPSSSTSEISSTSSENNEHECQECGKRYSTSSNLARHRQTHRSPADKKARRCPHCDKLYVSMPAYSMHVRTHNQGCKCQYCGKCFSRPWLLQGHIRTHTGEKPFRCTICSKAFADKSNLRAHIQTHSNTKPHVCGRCGKAFALKSYLYKHEESSCMRMNNRQSSRENTPDKEKSLPSPTPAIVTTARLTDSVIRTPMLYRSTVISPNPERILYSTIKHPSMVLNAAVFNHMLAQEQPVDFSKSASTFKRGDNGDNGYSRMAIKV; translated from the exons ATGCCGCGAGCATTCTTAATGAGCCATCGAAGGTACAAAACGCAGGAGGATCCTGAAGGAGCATATGAAGACG GATTCAGCCCAGAGCACTCGGTGAGCACTGCGGAAGACACGCAAATGTCGGACAGCAGCAACGACTTGCCGGACGAGCTGTACAACTTGACCAAACTGGCTGAGGTCGCTGTGGCCACGGGACAGATCCTGAAGGGTAGAAACTCTCTGCATTTTGAAAGCAATCACGAATTAGATACGCAAAATAAAGATGAGAGAGACCGCGAAAGAGAGAAACACTTCGTTACGTACACTCACAAGCTATTCGATAAAAGTTCCAGAACTCCTAGACCTCACTTACTAAAG ACTGAGCAATTGAACCAAACCCTCTTCAATCTCTCTAAAGCGCAGCCAGTGATATTGCCGAGCAGCAGCACCAGTGAAATTTCTAGCACTTCCTCCGAGAACAATGAGCACGAATGCCAAGAATGTGGAAAGAG GTACAGCACTTCTAGTAACTTGGCTCGACACAGACAGACGCATCGTAGTCCTGCAGACAAAAAGGCGAGGCGATGCCCCCATTGCGATAAGCTCTACGTGAGCATGCCCGCCTACTCTATGCATGTGCGCACTCACAACCAGGGGTGCAAGTGCCAGTACTGTGGAAAGTGCTTTTCCAGGCCATGGTTGCTTCAAGGACACATTCGCACTCACACTG GCGAAAAACCCTTTAGATGCACCATATGCTCCAAGGCTTTCGCAGACAAGTCAAACTTGAGGGCTCACATCCAAACTCATTCCAATACAAAGCCGCATGTTTGTGGGAGATGCGGCAAGGCTTTTGCCCTTAAATCTTATCTATACAAACACGAGGAGTCTTCCTGCATGAGGATGAATAACAGGCAGTCGTCGAGGGAAAATACCCCCGATAAAG AAAAATCCCTGCCCTCTCCAACTCCAGCGATAGTGACAACCGCCAGACTAACCGACTCAGTTATTCGAACTCCAATGCTCTACAGATCCACGGTAATCTCTCCCAATCCCGAACGGATCCTCTACAGCACCATAAAGCACCCGTCTATGGTGCTCAATGCTGCAGTGTTCAATCATATGCTGGCTCAAGAACAACCAGTGGATTTTTCCAAGAGTGCCTCCACTTTCAAAAGGGGCGATAACGGTGATAATGGGTACTCTCGAATGGCTATAAAGGTGTAG